The stretch of DNA AGACCTTGGCGGAGGATGTGAAACGGTCTGCGCAGCGCGAGTCTGATTTGATTGTGAAAGAAGCTGAATTGAAGGCGAGTGAAATTATCCGGCAGGCCCGAGTGAGTCTCTCCGAGATGCAACGTGGCCTCGCAGACCTCCAGAAACAACGCTTGATGATGGTGGAACGATTCCGTTCGACCCTGCGCTCGTTCGAGCGCATGTTGGAAGTGGAAGAAAGCGATACCTTTCAGTCGGACGCAGCTTCGGTCCAAGGAAAGCTAGCCGGCGAATCAAGCACGGCCCGTTGAGCATCTGGCGCCTGTTGAGATTTCTTTTCCGTCTGCGGCGTGGTTGCCAGGAGGCTCCGCCGTTCCGTTCCCTCTTCCTCTCTCCGTAAACCTCCTGTAGACGTATATCGATGGTTACACCACACCCCATTCAGGCCGCGTTGCAGGCGGCGGTCGATGACGGTACGTTTCCCGGCGCAGTGTTGGCCGTCAGATTGCGTGGGATGGTCGTCTATGAAGGTGCCGCCGGCCGCTTGTCGCAGCAGAATCCCGACGAAGCGGTGACGATTCACACCTGCTATGACCTGGCTTCTCTGACCAAGGTGTTGGCAACGACGACGGCCTTGCTGGTACTGATGCAGCGCGGCAAGTTGGCATTGGAAGATCGGGTCGATCAGATCCTGAATGAACTGCAAGGCAGTGCGGCGGGTGTGGCATCTCTTCGTCAATTGCTCACGCATAGCGCGGGGCTTCCCGGTTGGCGACCGTACTACGAGCGGCTGGCTTCGCGTGAGGTCGCCCAGCCCGGGTTCCCGGGACGTGTTGCGGCGCGTGAGGCGGTGCTGGGCTACATAGCGCAGGAGGAGTTGGTCTACCCGCGGGGCTCGCGCAGTCTGTATAGCGACCTGGGGTTCATGCTGCTGGGATGGGTGGTAGAGAGGCTGGCGGGCGAGTCGTTGGACCAGTTTTGCAATAACCAGATCTACCGTCCGCTCGAGGCACAGCCGCTTGCGTACATCCCGCGTGGGATGCACGCCACCCCAGCTGCCTTCTTGGAATCAGCTGCGATTGCTCCGACGGAAGACGATCCTTGGAGGGGACGTCTGTTGTGCGGCGAAGTGCACGACGAGAATGCCTTTGCGCTGGGCGGTGTAGCCGGCCATGCCGGGCTGTTTGGCACGGCGCGCGCCGTACTCGCGGTGGCGAAGGCGTGGATGGAAGGCCGGCGCGGGACGGCGGGATTGTTAGACCCTGACCTGGTCACGTTGTTTACAACCCGGCAGCAGAGAGTCCCGAATGCCAGCTGGGCCTTGGGGTGGGATACGCCGTCAGCCCCGTCTTCTTCCGGCGCTCACTTCACATCGGAATCGTTCGGGCATCTCGGCTATACGGGGACGTCGCTCTGGATGGATCCGGTCAAAGAGTTGGAAGTGGTCCTGCTGTCCAACCGGGTACATCCGACGAGGCGCAATGAACGGATCAAAACTTTCCGTCCACTCATTCATGATCTGATTTGCCGGGAATTGTTGGGGGTCTAGGCGGGCAGGTCCGGATAGTCGGTCCAGGTTTCTTTTTCGGCCAGGTAGCGGGTGCCCTTGAAGTTGAGGCGGGTGCGCAATCGGGTAAACCCCACTCGCATGAGTTTTTCGACCACGGCCTTGACGGCCGCATTCGTCGTGGGGTGCGCTGGGCCTTCCACGGCATACGCTTCATAGGTAACTTTACCCGTATAGCCCGCCGCCACACGATTGACCAGAACGGCCCGATTGAAATAACGATCACTCGGGTCGATCCCCTCGACTTGATGCCGTTCGATTAATCCCTCTTTTTTAAAGAGGAGGGGGAGTCCACTCATACAAACCTCCGTCCATCATCCGCAGAGAGCGTCTTACGGGTCTGGATTATAGGGACCTCCTTTCCGGAGTGCAACCGTCGTTGACAAGGTTCCCGGGGGTTTCTATGATGCGCGATTCGCGTCGCGGTGCTCAAACGTCGAGGCGCCGATGCGAGCATCTTCTATGTCGATGAACATAAACGTTCCCAACAGTCTGACGATGCTGCGCATCCTCTTGATCCCGGTGTATGTGGGATTGCTCAACTATGAGCAATTCGACTACGCGCTGGCCACGCTCTTCATTGCCGGGTTGACGGATGCCTTGGACGGAATCATTGCTCGTGTGGCTGATCAACGAACTAGGCTCGGAGAGGTGTTAGATCCCCTGGCCGACAAGCTCATGCTGACGACAGGGTTTATCACGCTTTCCGTGATGCATCTGGTCCCGCTCTGGCTGACGATTCTGGTCGCCAGCCGTGATCTCATGTTGATGCTGGGCGCGGGCGTCGCCCATTTCACCCATACCCAGGTCGATATTTCGCCGACGGTGTTGGGGAAGGGCACCACGCTGATTCAACTCGCGACGCTGGTCGCGATTGTGTTTTTTGCCTCTCGACGGCTCGATCTCAGGACGCTTGACCCGCTCCTGTATCTGATGGGCGGCGTGACCCTCACGTCCGGCCTGCATTATCTCTTTCGCGGCTATTGCCGCATCACGTCCAACTAGGCGTAACGCGTCGACGATTTGGTGGCCGCGTCGTGCAGTCTCCGCCACGGGCCCGCTTTCGTGCATTCGTTTGACAGTTTTTAGGTCGTCTTATAGACTTCGATCATAGTTTTCCGCTGCATACGTACGTGTCCTACCTGGGCCTCAAAGGAGTGGAAACCGCGTTATGAGTACATTCGCCTATGTCGGACGGAACCGCCAGGGTGCTGTGAAGAAGGGCGAGCTCACCGCCAAGACTCGGGATGAGGCGGTGGAGCAGCTTCGCAAACAGCAGGTCGTCGTGACCAGCCTGGAAGAAAAGTCCGGCATGGGAGGAAAGTTCAAGTTTAGCCTTGGGAGTGGGCTTACCGACAAGGATCTGGTGGTCTTCACCCGCCAGTTCGGCACGATGATCAATGCCGGACTGCCCCTGATTCAATGCCTCGACATCCTTTCCACACAATCTGAAAATAAAGTCTTGCGCGAAACGGTCGGCGACGTGAAGAACAGCGTGGAAGCCGGCTCGACGTTCTCCGATGCGCTGAAAAGACATCCCAAAGTGTTTGATGACCTCTACGTCAATATGATCCATGCCGGTGAGGTCGGCGGTCTGCTCGATACGATTCTGACTCGTCTGGCCAAGCACATCGAGAAGGCGATGAAGCTGAAGGGCCAGATCAAGTCGGCCATGGTGTATCCCACGGCGATCGTCGGCGTGGCGGTCGTCATCATCGGCGTATTGATGGTGTGGGTCATTCCGGTTTTTGCGCAGATGTTTCTGGAAATGTCGGGCGGGAAAGTCGGCTTGCCTGGTCCGACCCAGATCGTCATCAATGTCAGTAACTTTTTCCAAAGTTACTGGTACGCCATGGGCGGTGCCATGGTTGGGGCGGTGATCGCGATCAAGCGATATTACGCGACTGTGAATGGACGAGTCGTCATCGACCGATTGCTCCTCAAGATGCCGATCGTCGGCGACCTGATTAGGAAGGCCTCCGTGGCGAAGTTCACCCGTACGCTGGGCACTCTCATCACCAGCGGTGTGCCGTTGCTGGAGGGGCTGAGCATCTGCGCCAAGACATCCGGCAACAAGGTGATCGAGGAAGCGCTGATGAATGCGCGGGTGAGTATCAGCGGAGGAAAAACGATCTCCGAACCGCTGGCCAAGTGTAACGTGTTTCCCAAAATGGTCACACATATGATCGCGGTCGGCGAATCCACCGGTGCACTCGATGCCATGCTGGGCAAGATTGCCGACTTTTATGAGGACGAAGTCGATCAGGCGGTTGAGACGCTGACCTCGCTGCTCGAACCGATCATGATGGTGGTGCTGGGTACCATCATCGGGTTTATTGTCATCGCGATGTATCTTCCGATCTTCACGATGGCGTCGGCCATCCAATAGGGCGACGCCGCACAGTCGTATCCGTGCTACGGCGCATGGTTCGATGGTCTCCCTGGACCATGCGCCGCACATCCATCCAGGGCAATGCGCCCCCCATGCTGTCTCCCACTCTTCCAGTTCGGACCACCGGTGTTGAGCCGTCCTTGGATTCGACGTCCCAGGCCTTGCCACTCGCAGACTCGTACCGCACATTGCCGGGCGAGCGCTCGATGCCTGAGTTGAAGACGCGACTTCACTGGCTCATGGGGCTCCGCGTGGCGATTGTCACGCTCCTGTTGGGGCTGTCCTTGGTGTTTGAGTCTACCCGCGGTCAGTTAGTGCCGACGTTCTCCGCGCTGATCATCCTCACCTATGCGACGACCATCGCGTATGCTCTTTTGTTGCGCCGGCTGACGGCTCCTGCTGCGCTCGCGGCGTTTACGTGGCTACAGGTAGGCTTTGACTTTGTGCTGGAGACTATCCTGGTAGCGAGGACAGGCGGAATCGAAAGCCCTTTTGCGGTGCTGTTTATCATTACCGTGTCGGTCGCCAGTCTCGTGCCGCATCGCCGTGTGGGGTTGGTGACCGGAGCGGGCTGCACCCTTCTGTTCGGTCTGATCACGTGGGTGCAGCATGTGGGGCTGCTCCATACCTCCGGCTGGCTGCCTCCGAGTCGGCTGGAAGGTGGCGAAACGCTCCAAACGTTTGGAGTCTATGGTCTGGCGTTTCTGGTTGTGGGGTTCCTGAGCGGTGTGTTGGCCGACCAGCTTCGCGACGCGGATCAGTCGTTGCGTGAAAAGGAGCAAGGGCTCAATCGGCTGCAAGTCTTTCACGAGAGTATCGTACGAAGTATCAGTAGCGGTGTGTTTACGACGGACGAAGAGGGACGCATCACGTCGTTCAATCCGGCGGCGCATGAAGTGACCGGCTATGCCTTCGCTGATGTGCAAGGGCGTGTGTGGCGGGATGTCTTCAATTGGCATTCCGGCGACCCAACTGAG from Nitrospira sp. encodes:
- a CDS encoding DivIVA domain-containing protein — its product is MKITPIDIQQMVFQVKFRGYDRDEVNRFLEELALTVENVNRENSALREKLTATEQQVTDLRRTETTLSNTLVSAQTLAEDVKRSAQRESDLIVKEAELKASEIIRQARVSLSEMQRGLADLQKQRLMMVERFRSTLRSFERMLEVEESDTFQSDAASVQGKLAGESSTAR
- a CDS encoding CDP-alcohol phosphatidyltransferase family protein, giving the protein MSMNINVPNSLTMLRILLIPVYVGLLNYEQFDYALATLFIAGLTDALDGIIARVADQRTRLGEVLDPLADKLMLTTGFITLSVMHLVPLWLTILVASRDLMLMLGAGVAHFTHTQVDISPTVLGKGTTLIQLATLVAIVFFASRRLDLRTLDPLLYLMGGVTLTSGLHYLFRGYCRITSN
- a CDS encoding type II secretion system F family protein; its protein translation is MSTFAYVGRNRQGAVKKGELTAKTRDEAVEQLRKQQVVVTSLEEKSGMGGKFKFSLGSGLTDKDLVVFTRQFGTMINAGLPLIQCLDILSTQSENKVLRETVGDVKNSVEAGSTFSDALKRHPKVFDDLYVNMIHAGEVGGLLDTILTRLAKHIEKAMKLKGQIKSAMVYPTAIVGVAVVIIGVLMVWVIPVFAQMFLEMSGGKVGLPGPTQIVINVSNFFQSYWYAMGGAMVGAVIAIKRYYATVNGRVVIDRLLLKMPIVGDLIRKASVAKFTRTLGTLITSGVPLLEGLSICAKTSGNKVIEEALMNARVSISGGKTISEPLAKCNVFPKMVTHMIAVGESTGALDAMLGKIADFYEDEVDQAVETLTSLLEPIMMVVLGTIIGFIVIAMYLPIFTMASAIQ
- a CDS encoding serine hydrolase, translated to MVTPHPIQAALQAAVDDGTFPGAVLAVRLRGMVVYEGAAGRLSQQNPDEAVTIHTCYDLASLTKVLATTTALLVLMQRGKLALEDRVDQILNELQGSAAGVASLRQLLTHSAGLPGWRPYYERLASREVAQPGFPGRVAAREAVLGYIAQEELVYPRGSRSLYSDLGFMLLGWVVERLAGESLDQFCNNQIYRPLEAQPLAYIPRGMHATPAAFLESAAIAPTEDDPWRGRLLCGEVHDENAFALGGVAGHAGLFGTARAVLAVAKAWMEGRRGTAGLLDPDLVTLFTTRQQRVPNASWALGWDTPSAPSSSGAHFTSESFGHLGYTGTSLWMDPVKELEVVLLSNRVHPTRRNERIKTFRPLIHDLICRELLGV